A single genomic interval of uncultured Desulfobacter sp. harbors:
- a CDS encoding class I SAM-dependent methyltransferase: MIIKKTIQKLTSELNQLDDDQAFLRQAYQLILGRQASKDELQFLQHRLDAGVVRKIVIANLLLSPEHAQLNKKSVQLSWLEKKQLLIWKNWHALLSRIKAIHTFGRLVFNYAKDPAFMKKDVLSLNRQVEEIKSNIFFFLNQEAQAQQRRLDQFFFDVRQELKVSKDPTVLDKIDAMSRHAIDTYYLSLEQAYRGSRDEILDRYKATFDLVKPLFTKEKEMRAADLGCGRGEWLQIISGYCAKVAGIDMNSAMVSQCLSHGLKAEQGDLLKWLQRQPDQSLDLITAFHVIEHLPFEKVNMLIHEIYRVLTHGGSVILETPNPENIHVATHMFYRDPTHKTPVPKELSSHLLEFHGFTGIKIHPVHPFEETMRVPEDSEVAKRFNSMVYGATDYMITGTKQPVRK; this comes from the coding sequence ATGATAATAAAAAAAACAATTCAAAAACTTACGTCTGAGCTCAATCAACTTGACGATGATCAGGCTTTTTTAAGACAAGCATATCAATTAATTTTAGGCAGGCAGGCCAGTAAAGATGAACTGCAATTTTTGCAACACCGGTTGGATGCCGGCGTTGTTAGAAAAATCGTTATTGCCAACCTGCTGCTCTCCCCGGAACATGCCCAACTCAATAAAAAAAGCGTACAACTTTCCTGGCTGGAAAAAAAGCAACTCCTTATATGGAAAAATTGGCATGCCCTGTTATCCAGGATAAAGGCAATACACACCTTTGGCAGGTTGGTTTTCAACTATGCTAAAGACCCTGCCTTCATGAAAAAAGACGTACTCTCCCTTAATCGCCAGGTGGAAGAGATCAAATCCAATATATTTTTTTTCCTGAACCAGGAGGCCCAGGCCCAGCAGCGCAGACTTGACCAGTTCTTTTTTGACGTCAGGCAGGAGTTAAAGGTATCAAAAGATCCCACCGTACTGGATAAAATAGATGCCATGTCCCGGCACGCAATAGATACCTATTATCTTTCTCTGGAACAAGCCTACAGGGGAAGCCGGGATGAAATACTCGATCGATACAAAGCCACGTTTGATCTGGTGAAGCCTCTTTTTACAAAAGAAAAAGAGATGCGAGCAGCAGATTTAGGCTGCGGCAGGGGAGAATGGCTTCAGATCATATCCGGTTATTGTGCCAAAGTCGCCGGGATCGACATGAACAGCGCAATGGTGAGCCAATGTCTCAGTCATGGATTAAAAGCCGAGCAGGGCGATTTGCTGAAATGGCTGCAGCGGCAGCCTGATCAAAGCCTTGATTTAATAACAGCCTTTCATGTCATTGAACACCTGCCCTTTGAAAAGGTCAATATGCTGATACATGAAATTTACCGGGTGCTCACCCATGGCGGATCTGTTATTTTAGAAACCCCCAACCCCGAGAATATCCATGTGGCCACCCATATGTTTTACAGGGATCCCACCCATAAAACCCCGGTTCCAAAGGAATTAAGCAGCCACCTTCTTGAGTTCCACGGATTTACGGGAATAAAAATTCACCCCGTCCATCCCTTTGAGGAGACCATGCGCGTCCCGGAAGACAGCGAAGTAGCAAAACGTTTCAATTCAATGGTTTACGGTGCCACGGACTATATGATAACAGGGACAAAACAGCCGGTAAGAAAATGA
- a CDS encoding sulfotransferase: MDWLLLSLSSIGFVCIFIWVKIPSHIKGLKNIVAKTGNVIRSPGISDHWKEKVLPRYALQLFLKSILIFGVLILSFSPFIVFSVYSLVTGGQFIELASSFQGVAAGTIIAALFGFIVSRIPKGDYGTGSKLLHQMVLGNNFLGEALFDIERLLFSPNITSEKPHVFVAGLARAGTTVLMRTLHENGKFTSLTYRDMPFILAPNLWRRISGFSRQDIGKRERAHGDGLTIDYDSPEALEEVFWRTFCGSDYITENSLIPMTADNETLDKFKTFVGLVLNDTPDNCYLSKNNNNILRLDSIARAFPNALIIVPFRDPLQQAFSLLNQHKKFLKTHSEDPFAKKYMTWLAHHEFGADHRPFMFDGTNEDEKNTQHLSYWLMIWIKTYSYLINNLPPQAVFLSYETLCDKSEVIWEKFGEQINLAPYTDKISFTKALHPINESVPGDLLKQSNDIYKRLIVKSIDVI; encoded by the coding sequence ATGGACTGGCTTCTTTTATCATTAAGTTCCATTGGTTTTGTATGCATATTTATATGGGTAAAGATACCTAGTCATATAAAAGGCCTTAAAAACATTGTTGCAAAAACCGGTAACGTCATACGCTCACCCGGCATTTCCGATCACTGGAAAGAAAAAGTCCTTCCTCGCTATGCGCTGCAGCTGTTTTTAAAATCCATCTTAATATTTGGGGTACTGATTTTATCGTTTTCCCCTTTCATTGTCTTTTCAGTATATTCCTTGGTTACGGGTGGCCAATTCATTGAACTGGCCTCATCTTTTCAGGGCGTTGCAGCCGGCACCATTATCGCAGCTTTATTTGGGTTTATCGTATCACGCATCCCCAAGGGTGATTATGGAACCGGCTCAAAACTTCTCCATCAGATGGTATTGGGAAATAATTTTTTGGGAGAAGCTTTGTTTGACATTGAACGGTTGCTGTTTTCCCCCAATATTACCTCGGAAAAGCCCCATGTCTTTGTTGCCGGACTTGCACGTGCAGGAACAACGGTTCTTATGCGCACCTTGCACGAAAACGGAAAATTTACGTCCCTGACATACAGGGACATGCCCTTTATTCTTGCACCCAACCTTTGGCGCAGGATCTCCGGCTTCTCCCGACAGGACATCGGGAAGCGGGAAAGGGCCCACGGGGACGGCTTAACAATTGATTATGACAGCCCGGAAGCCCTTGAAGAGGTTTTCTGGCGGACCTTTTGCGGTAGTGATTATATTACGGAAAACAGCTTGATTCCCATGACAGCCGACAATGAAACCTTAGACAAATTCAAGACCTTTGTCGGTCTTGTTTTAAACGACACCCCTGACAACTGCTATTTATCCAAGAATAACAACAATATTCTACGGTTGGATTCCATTGCCCGGGCATTTCCCAATGCCTTGATCATTGTCCCTTTCCGGGACCCCTTACAGCAGGCATTTTCACTTTTGAACCAGCATAAAAAATTTTTAAAAACGCATTCGGAAGATCCCTTTGCAAAAAAATACATGACCTGGCTGGCCCATCATGAATTCGGTGCCGATCACAGGCCGTTCATGTTTGACGGGACAAATGAGGATGAAAAAAACACGCAGCATTTAAGCTATTGGCTTATGATCTGGATAAAGACCTATTCATATCTGATAAACAATCTGCCCCCCCAGGCTGTCTTTTTAAGTTATGAGACCCTGTGTGATAAAAGTGAAGTTATATGGGAAAAATTTGGTGAGCAAATTAACCTGGCCCCCTACACGGATAAAATTTCATTTACAAAAGCGCTACACCCGATAAATGAATCTGTCCCCGGTGATCTTTTGAAACAATCAAATGATATTTACAAGCGCTTGATAGTTAAATCAATTGATGTTATTTAA
- a CDS encoding arylsulfotransferase family protein yields MLNKGKIVSVVALLYLLSVGFFAWGLAAGHYKIFPWKQIEVIYWDLHAFFTFKDGPPKTVKEKILLDIQERPTQFDFSGFKLRDSTFQDTGYLLMPRYSKKDGQVIVELFSIADKKIVHTWVPPLDEIFKQSKVEQTGANSVNEYRAQHPLLLKDGGLIFTSGEGPMVRINACSELVWVNDRHFHHSIELNADGNLVAPIVMAPQVPETVLPIRDDGFAVISLDGKILNEYSVTDILLKNGYRGLIYGVGRFEMDRIHLNDAQPILKDINGVQTGDVALSIRHLSTVLLFDPQTGKIKWLKTGPWLSQHDINVLDDGRYSIFGNDIIRKQDTSQLLVEKDMSNIYVFDAKNGSIEQPYKSVMAEYKIATGSSGRLKLLTNGDAYIEESDKSRIIRISKNKVRWEYVNAVSPNTVGAVHWTRYISQDDIDLQWKDNLACD; encoded by the coding sequence ATGCTTAACAAGGGAAAAATTGTCAGCGTTGTTGCGTTGCTGTATTTATTGTCTGTCGGATTTTTTGCCTGGGGCCTTGCTGCCGGGCATTATAAAATATTTCCCTGGAAACAAATTGAGGTCATTTATTGGGACTTGCACGCGTTTTTTACATTTAAAGACGGTCCGCCCAAAACCGTAAAAGAAAAAATTTTACTGGACATCCAGGAACGGCCCACGCAATTTGATTTTTCCGGTTTTAAATTAAGGGATTCAACCTTCCAGGACACCGGATATCTGCTGATGCCAAGATACAGCAAAAAAGACGGTCAGGTTATAGTCGAATTATTCTCCATTGCTGATAAAAAAATTGTACACACCTGGGTACCCCCGCTGGATGAAATTTTTAAGCAATCAAAGGTGGAACAAACGGGTGCCAATTCAGTCAATGAATACCGGGCCCAGCACCCGCTCCTGTTAAAGGACGGCGGATTGATTTTTACCAGTGGTGAAGGGCCCATGGTGAGGATTAATGCCTGCAGTGAACTGGTCTGGGTGAATGACCGCCACTTTCACCACTCAATTGAACTGAACGCGGACGGAAACCTGGTAGCCCCCATTGTTATGGCGCCCCAGGTCCCGGAAACCGTATTGCCCATAAGGGATGACGGATTTGCCGTTATTTCACTGGACGGAAAAATTTTAAACGAATACTCTGTCACAGACATACTGCTGAAAAACGGATATCGCGGTTTGATATACGGTGTCGGTAGATTCGAGATGGACCGAATCCATCTGAATGATGCCCAGCCCATATTAAAAGATATTAATGGGGTACAAACCGGAGATGTCGCCCTGAGTATCCGTCATTTGTCAACCGTCCTGCTGTTTGATCCGCAAACCGGAAAAATAAAATGGTTAAAAACAGGACCATGGCTAAGTCAGCATGATATTAATGTGCTTGATGACGGCAGGTACAGCATTTTCGGCAATGATATCATCAGAAAACAGGACACCAGCCAGTTACTCGTTGAAAAAGATATGTCAAATATTTATGTATTTGATGCAAAAAACGGCAGTATAGAACAGCCCTATAAGAGCGTTATGGCTGAATATAAAATAGCCACCGGTTCATCCGGCCGCCTAAAATTGTTGACAAACGGTGACGCTTATATTGAAGAAAGTGATAAAAGTCGAATCATACGTATTTCCAAAAATAAAGTAAGATGGGAATATGTGAACGCCGTATCACCGAATACGGTGGGCGCGGTGCACTGGACACGGTATATTTCCCAAGACGACATAGATTTACAATGGAAGGATAACTTGGCATGCGATTAA
- a CDS encoding ABC transporter ATP-binding protein, translating into MISVQNISKTFKLYRKPSERLKEIIFRQCRHKKFDAVKDLSFTVPGGRTLGLIGENGAGKSTVLKLLTGILIPDTGTVHVSGKITGLLELGTGFNHEFSGIDNIIHNATYLGLSRPEINRKLDAIIAFTELGDFIHEPLKTYSSGMIMRLAFSVAIHAEPKAFVVDEALSVGDAYFQQKCMQKIREFKAGGGSIVFVSHDMNAVKVLCDKAILLDHGTAIEYGEPETIINAYNYHIARRSKGDDDLRADRSRNGYGSRQVLIESVTLKDEHQNETQILVSGQPADIVISLRGQVTMENLTLGIVIRDRFGQDIYGTNSHYLKKKINVQQGRTMDIVYSFDQFNLGPGKYSVTAAIHTGASHVDHCVHWVDGCAVFETVLGDEPFFAGLIRLTPDLHIKT; encoded by the coding sequence ATGATTTCGGTTCAAAATATATCAAAGACGTTCAAACTGTACCGCAAGCCATCGGAACGGCTCAAGGAAATTATATTCAGGCAATGCCGCCACAAAAAATTTGATGCGGTTAAAGACCTTAGCTTTACGGTCCCCGGCGGCCGGACCCTTGGACTTATCGGTGAAAACGGGGCCGGTAAATCAACGGTTTTAAAACTTCTCACAGGGATTCTGATACCGGACACGGGAACCGTTCATGTCTCGGGCAAAATAACAGGGCTGCTGGAACTTGGTACCGGATTCAACCATGAATTTTCAGGTATTGATAATATTATTCATAATGCAACGTATCTTGGACTTTCCAGACCGGAAATTAACCGGAAGCTGGATGCGATCATCGCATTTACCGAACTGGGGGATTTTATCCATGAGCCCCTTAAAACATATTCTTCAGGTATGATTATGCGCCTGGCCTTTTCCGTGGCCATTCATGCCGAACCCAAAGCCTTTGTGGTGGATGAGGCCCTGTCCGTTGGGGATGCCTATTTCCAACAAAAATGCATGCAGAAGATACGGGAATTTAAAGCCGGCGGGGGATCCATTGTGTTTGTTTCCCACGATATGAATGCCGTAAAAGTTTTATGTGATAAAGCGATATTACTGGATCACGGTACAGCCATCGAGTATGGAGAGCCGGAAACCATAATCAATGCCTATAATTATCATATTGCACGGCGCTCTAAGGGCGATGATGATTTAAGGGCAGACCGTTCACGCAACGGGTATGGCAGCCGGCAGGTCCTGATTGAGTCCGTGACACTGAAAGATGAGCATCAAAATGAGACGCAGATCCTTGTCAGCGGACAGCCGGCTGATATTGTGATATCACTTAGGGGCCAGGTAACCATGGAAAATTTAACCCTGGGGATTGTCATACGGGATCGATTCGGACAGGATATTTACGGCACAAACTCTCATTATCTGAAAAAAAAGATTAATGTTCAGCAGGGCCGGACAATGGATATAGTCTATTCCTTTGATCAATTTAACCTGGGACCGGGCAAATATTCCGTTACTGCGGCAATCCACACCGGTGCAAGTCATGTCGACCATTGTGTGCACTGGGTTGATGGCTGTGCTGTTTTTGAAACCGTGTTGGGGGACGAACCGTTTTTTGCAGGACTTATCCGGTTGACCCCCGATTTGCATATTAAAACTTGA
- a CDS encoding glycosyltransferase translates to MTIAIHQYTPAITKADGVSNSLFFIKKMLTTLGYESEIYADNIDPELKDLVRPRHTYQANNNNILLLHHAAAQPDPGWFISLADRLAMVYHNITPAHYFETGTAHSNATKQGRKQLAGWQNVFEGIIADSEYNAQELNGLGYENVHTIPLLIDFENIKKTTPARDIIQRHETTFNLLFVGRICENKCQHDLVHALARLGNTNVHLFCVGGKTSPAYLEYIKKLVAGYGLQEQVHLPGKVNDQDLWGYYHAADLFVCLSDHEGFGIPLIEASSIGLPVVAYDSSNIRHTLAGSGLLLSHKNNADVAAVWQRLMTQPLWRHRLAKGQQSNLARFDFENLKIRLNAFINSLLSGTQDTIAVHHATADKKNNLKISFEGPFDSNYSLALVNRELALALQDKGFILELHSTEGGGDFSPDETFLNNFPRIKKMWNRGVRQKKADIAIRNLFPPRVSGMNGALKILAPYAWEESVFPGQWIDSFNIQLHLVGTVSDYVARTLKNNGITVPMVTMGNGADHLKDVTPEALPFLFPSGYTLLHISSCFPRKGADLLLKAFTAADFGDRPDVTLIIKTFPNPHNTIRSQLNKAGWIKEQPSQLFFNNVKANSKKKILLVEDELSPGQLVSLYQKSDLLVAPSRGEGFGLPMAEAMVFGLPVLTTGFGGQTDFCSHETAWLTDYKFSLAKTHMDLADSVWVEPDLGDLIRQMENISRLPAEKINRKTRAAKENILKNHAWRQASKRLTQAIEALDHQNCPTPEPRIGWVTTWNIPCGIASYSKYLVRCLSVKKVTVLANNTQNLTEQDGPDVIRCWDADEKDNLHQLTHRIIAAGITDIVIQFNFSFFNLNALSGFLDTMHGYQKRCYLFLHSTADVLPPHTPKSLSEIKASLFKTHRLVVHSVHDLNHLKSIGCIENVMLFPHGVDISPHSLARTGATSFPAPNHPSTVQPTCQPEVDEKLIAAYGFLLPHKGIRELIRAFEILKKKVPDLKLLLLTALYPAAPASKEEQRLCRQQIKESPYDNDITMNNEYLQEREISNRLCRANVIVYPCQTTQESSSASVRAGLATGRPIAVTPLKIFDDVSDVVYTLPGITPEHMAQGIEKMINNREIAGRLMSKQSQWILSHNWEVLGKQLGNIIKGCAS, encoded by the coding sequence ATGACCATTGCCATTCATCAATATACACCGGCCATCACCAAAGCAGACGGTGTCAGCAACAGCCTTTTTTTCATAAAAAAAATGCTGACCACACTGGGGTATGAATCTGAGATTTACGCCGATAATATAGACCCGGAATTAAAGGATCTTGTCCGCCCAAGGCACACCTACCAAGCAAACAACAACAATATCCTGCTGCTCCACCATGCGGCGGCCCAGCCCGACCCCGGGTGGTTTATCAGTCTGGCCGACCGCCTGGCAATGGTTTACCATAACATCACCCCGGCCCATTATTTTGAAACCGGAACAGCCCACAGCAATGCGACGAAACAAGGCAGGAAACAGTTAGCCGGCTGGCAGAATGTGTTTGAGGGCATCATCGCCGATTCGGAATATAACGCCCAGGAGTTAAACGGCTTAGGGTATGAGAACGTACATACCATTCCTTTGTTGATTGATTTTGAAAACATAAAAAAGACCACTCCCGCCCGGGACATCATTCAACGGCATGAAACCACCTTTAACCTTCTGTTTGTAGGCAGGATTTGTGAAAACAAATGCCAGCATGATCTGGTTCACGCATTGGCCCGGCTTGGTAACACAAATGTTCACCTGTTCTGTGTGGGAGGAAAAACCAGCCCTGCTTATTTGGAATATATTAAAAAACTGGTTGCAGGTTACGGGTTGCAGGAACAGGTCCATTTACCCGGGAAGGTCAATGATCAGGATCTTTGGGGATACTATCATGCGGCCGATCTTTTTGTCTGTTTAAGTGACCATGAAGGATTCGGCATCCCGCTCATAGAGGCCTCAAGCATAGGACTGCCTGTGGTTGCCTATGACAGCAGCAATATCAGACATACCCTTGCAGGTTCAGGCCTTCTTTTATCCCACAAAAACAATGCCGATGTGGCAGCGGTATGGCAGCGCCTGATGACCCAGCCATTATGGCGTCATAGACTGGCCAAAGGGCAGCAGTCAAACCTGGCCCGGTTTGACTTTGAAAATTTAAAAATCCGGCTCAACGCATTTATAAATTCATTGCTATCCGGCACCCAGGATACGATTGCCGTTCATCACGCCACCGCAGACAAAAAAAACAACCTGAAAATAAGCTTTGAAGGGCCGTTTGACTCCAATTACAGCCTGGCGCTTGTGAACCGTGAGCTTGCCCTGGCACTACAGGATAAAGGCTTTATCCTTGAACTTCATTCCACTGAAGGAGGCGGGGACTTTTCGCCGGATGAAACGTTTCTTAACAATTTCCCTCGGATCAAAAAAATGTGGAACCGTGGCGTCAGGCAGAAAAAAGCAGACATAGCCATCCGGAATCTTTTTCCCCCAAGGGTCAGCGGGATGAATGGCGCGTTAAAAATTCTTGCCCCATATGCATGGGAGGAATCGGTTTTTCCCGGGCAGTGGATTGATTCATTCAACATCCAGCTCCACCTTGTGGGGACTGTATCTGATTATGTCGCCCGGACCTTGAAAAATAACGGTATCACCGTACCCATGGTCACCATGGGAAATGGGGCTGATCATTTAAAAGATGTCACGCCGGAAGCGTTGCCTTTCCTGTTCCCATCCGGATATACCCTGCTGCATATTTCTTCGTGCTTCCCCCGGAAGGGGGCGGACCTGTTGCTAAAAGCGTTCACTGCAGCGGATTTCGGAGACCGGCCGGATGTTACCCTTATTATTAAAACCTTTCCCAATCCCCATAATACGATCCGCAGCCAGTTGAACAAAGCGGGGTGGATAAAAGAACAACCGTCTCAGTTGTTTTTCAACAACGTTAAAGCGAACAGCAAAAAGAAAATACTTTTAGTGGAAGATGAGCTCTCCCCAGGTCAACTTGTTTCCCTGTACCAGAAAAGTGATCTTCTGGTGGCGCCCAGCCGAGGAGAAGGATTCGGACTGCCCATGGCCGAAGCCATGGTGTTCGGCCTGCCGGTCCTGACCACGGGTTTTGGCGGGCAAACAGATTTTTGCAGCCATGAAACAGCATGGCTGACGGATTATAAATTCAGTCTTGCCAAAACCCACATGGATCTGGCGGATTCAGTATGGGTGGAGCCGGACCTTGGGGATCTGATCAGGCAAATGGAAAACATCTCCCGGCTGCCTGCTGAAAAAATAAACCGTAAAACCCGTGCCGCCAAAGAAAATATACTTAAAAACCATGCCTGGCGGCAGGCGTCAAAAAGATTGACCCAGGCAATAGAGGCGCTGGACCATCAGAATTGCCCAACCCCTGAACCGCGCATCGGCTGGGTAACGACATGGAATATCCCCTGCGGCATCGCCTCCTACTCGAAATACTTAGTCCGTTGCCTTTCTGTTAAAAAAGTGACTGTGCTTGCAAACAACACCCAGAATCTGACTGAACAAGATGGACCTGATGTCATCCGTTGCTGGGACGCTGACGAAAAAGATAACCTGCACCAGCTGACTCATAGGATTATTGCCGCAGGCATCACGGATATCGTGATTCAATTTAATTTCAGTTTTTTCAATCTAAACGCATTATCCGGCTTCTTAGACACCATGCATGGATATCAAAAACGCTGTTACCTTTTTTTACACTCTACGGCAGATGTCCTGCCGCCCCACACCCCTAAATCCTTATCAGAAATTAAAGCATCACTATTTAAAACCCACAGGTTGGTGGTCCATAGTGTTCACGATTTGAATCACCTCAAATCCATAGGCTGTATTGAAAATGTGATGCTTTTTCCCCATGGCGTGGACATCAGCCCCCATTCATTGGCCCGTACAGGAGCCACATCGTTTCCTGCGCCCAACCATCCCTCCACGGTTCAACCCACATGTCAACCCGAGGTGGATGAAAAACTGATTGCGGCCTATGGCTTTCTGCTGCCCCATAAAGGAATCCGGGAACTGATTCGCGCCTTTGAAATCCTGAAAAAAAAGGTCCCGGACCTCAAGCTGCTGCTTTTAACCGCGCTGTATCCGGCCGCCCCTGCTTCAAAAGAGGAACAAAGACTGTGCCGGCAGCAGATCAAAGAAAGTCCGTACGACAATGACATCACGATGAATAACGAGTATCTACAGGAACGAGAAATCTCTAACAGGCTCTGCCGGGCAAACGTCATTGTTTATCCCTGCCAAACCACCCAGGAGTCTTCCAGTGCCTCAGTCAGGGCGGGGCTGGCCACCGGCCGGCCCATCGCAGTCACCCCTCTGAAGATTTTTGACGATGTATCAGACGTTGTCTATACCCTGCCGGGAATAACGCCTGAACATATGGCCCAAGGCATTGAGAAAATGATCAATAATCGTGAAATAGCCGGCAGGCTTATGTCAAAACAAAGCCAGTGGATTTTATCCCATAATTGGGAAGTGCTGGGAAAACAATTGGGGAACATCATCAAAGGATGCGCTTCTTAG
- a CDS encoding glycosyltransferase family 1 protein → MKKIYVDCSFLPENPELNTGIQRVVREIMRHMENLAAEDDYKVIPVNLSYGQFVPIDVKDLYRKKKKEKIEPSPRFKLNTKELAKKGAMWFVLYLKQIYLAFLNLIAAILYRPGVKAFLLAPRNRFGLNMFVDKVLIQPAKALVRLIAIRIRHRDTLEFLPKSGDVLLLLDSSWHMDIWPSVAKAKESGAKVIAVLYDIIPVTHPEFCEEPLIPAFGKWFESALEFVDGFIAISATVKNDFSTFVENQYGPDHGKKLDFFHLGSDFNFTEINEDGIRDQVRRVFDERSTYLMVSTLEPRKNHSYLLDTFDRLWAKGIDVNLCFIGRVGWKVDDLLERIKSNSEYQRRLFFWSDINDVELAYCYQHASMLVFPSFIEGFGLPIIESLGHGLPVLASDTPIHREVGLDHVGYFDLADPGSLEKQIEGIEKNGIPDCLMVDPDYRWLDWESSTRMLLDKINKMLLTLK, encoded by the coding sequence ATGAAAAAAATTTATGTAGATTGTTCGTTCCTGCCGGAAAACCCTGAATTGAACACCGGCATTCAGCGGGTGGTGCGTGAAATCATGCGGCATATGGAAAATCTTGCTGCCGAAGATGATTATAAAGTGATCCCTGTGAATTTAAGTTATGGACAATTTGTTCCTATTGATGTCAAGGATCTTTACCGAAAGAAAAAAAAAGAAAAGATAGAACCAAGCCCGAGATTTAAACTTAATACCAAAGAATTGGCTAAGAAGGGTGCCATGTGGTTTGTATTGTATCTAAAGCAGATTTATCTTGCCTTTCTTAATTTAATTGCCGCCATTCTATATCGCCCTGGGGTCAAGGCATTTCTCCTTGCGCCCCGGAATCGTTTCGGTTTGAATATGTTTGTTGATAAAGTCCTGATACAGCCGGCCAAGGCCCTTGTTAGATTGATTGCGATACGTATAAGACATAGGGATACCTTAGAATTTTTGCCAAAGAGCGGAGATGTCCTTTTACTATTGGATTCGAGCTGGCATATGGATATCTGGCCGAGTGTGGCCAAAGCAAAAGAGTCCGGAGCCAAAGTCATTGCAGTCCTCTATGATATTATTCCGGTTACCCATCCGGAATTTTGCGAAGAACCCTTGATTCCTGCCTTTGGAAAATGGTTTGAGTCCGCCCTGGAATTTGTGGACGGCTTTATTGCCATCTCCGCCACGGTTAAAAATGACTTTTCAACTTTTGTTGAAAACCAATATGGTCCAGACCATGGAAAGAAGCTTGATTTTTTCCATTTAGGCAGCGACTTTAATTTTACTGAAATCAACGAAGACGGCATTCGTGATCAGGTTCGCCGGGTGTTTGATGAACGCTCCACGTACTTGATGGTTTCGACTCTTGAACCGAGAAAAAATCACTCCTATTTGCTTGATACGTTTGATAGGCTTTGGGCGAAAGGTATAGATGTGAATCTTTGTTTTATAGGCAGGGTAGGGTGGAAGGTAGACGACCTGCTTGAACGCATAAAAAGTAACAGTGAATATCAAAGGCGGCTGTTCTTCTGGTCCGATATCAATGACGTTGAGCTTGCTTATTGTTATCAGCATGCATCCATGTTGGTTTTCCCATCATTCATTGAAGGTTTCGGGTTACCGATAATCGAAAGTTTGGGCCATGGACTTCCGGTCCTGGCATCGGACACCCCGATTCATAGAGAAGTGGGGCTTGATCACGTCGGTTATTTTGATCTGGCTGATCCCGGCTCTCTTGAAAAGCAAATTGAGGGTATTGAAAAGAACGGTATCCCTGATTGTCTCATGGTAGACCCCGATTACCGTTGGCTGGACTGGGAATCCAGCACCAGAATGCTGTTGGATAAAATTAACAAAATGCTACTGACTCTTAAATAA